The DNA window ACGCAGCTTGCCCGGGATGCGGCGAAACTCCTTATCTGGGACTTATCACAAGGTTGTTTGGCGATCATATGATAGTGGCGAATGCGACAGGTTGTAGTTCGATTTACGGAGGAAGTGCACCTTCTACGCCATACACCACAAATAAAGACGGACACGGCGTGGCTTGGGCGAATTCGCTGTTTGAAGATAATGCCGAATTTGGTATGGGTATGGAAGTAGCCACCCAAACTATTCGCCACCGCATAGAGGATATAATGCTTCGCACAAAAGATATCGTGCCAAACGCACTTAGCGCACTTTATACCGACTGGTGTGAATTTAAAAACGATAGTGCTAAAACCAAAGAGATAGCTAAAATTTTGGTGCCGATTTTAGAGCAAAATTCGCAAGTTGAAGGCGTGAAAGAAATTTTAAGCCTTAAAAAATATCTCATTAGAAAATCTCAATGGATCATCGGAGGCGACGGTTGGGCTTATGATATCGGCTTTGGCGGACTTGACCACGTGCTTGCAAGCGGAGAAAACGTAAATGTGCTTGTGCTTGATACGGAAGTTTATTCAAATACGGGCGGGCAAAGCTCAAAAGCAAGCCGTGCGGGTTCTATCGCGCAATTTACCGCCTCAGGCAAGCCTGCTCAGAAAAAAGACCTTGGCTATATCGCGATGACTTATGGTAATATATTTGTAGCACAGATCAACTCAAACGCAAGCCAAGCAAACACGATAAAAGCGATTTTGGCGGCTGAAGCGTATGACGGACCAAGTCTTGTTATAGCCTACTCGCCTTGTATCGCTCACGGTATCAAAGGCGGACTTAGCTATTCGGGTAATCAGGCCGAACTTGCGACAAAATGCGGCTATTGGCCAACTTATGTCTATGATCCAAGACTAATGAAAGAGGGTAAAAATCCGCTTAAGATGACATCTAAAGAGCCTGACTGGAGCCTTTATGAGGAATTTTTATTAAATGAAGTTAGATATAGCGCTCTTAAAAAGACAAATCCAGAGCATGCAGATGCGCTTTTAAAGAAAAACGAAGATGACGCTAAGCGTCGCTATCGCCAGCTAAAACGCTTATCTGTGGCTGATTTTAGCGATGAGGTTGAAGTTAAAGAAGAAAACCAAGCAGAAAATTAACAATACATAAATTTGACTGTGCTTTTGTGCAGTCAAATTTACTCTTTAAATACCAAAAATAAATGCTTTTGTGATTAAAATTTTAGTATTTTATTCTATAATAAATTTGGACTTTTAATTAACATTACTTGCTAAAATAAACAATAAATTTAAGTATAAATTTTAAGAATAACTACAAAATTTACAAACTAAAATTCATGTTACAAATTTACACTAAACTGATAATAGATATCATAACTAAGAAATAATTTAGCAAAGATAGTTTATAATAATCACTATCAAGATAAACAAAAGCTAGGAGTTCACATGTCAGTTTTAGTAATCGGAGCCGACGAGATAACGCCGATAAAAGCGGTTTTAAGAGATTTGGGCGCGGACAAGATAGAGCACTGGGACGCAAGAAACGAAAACAGAGTAAATCGCAAGCCAATCCCGCAAGATACTAAATGTGTCGTGATGCTAACGAGCTTTTTAAATCACAACACAATGAAGACCATAAAAACTCAAGCCAAAAAGCGAAATATCCCGATAGTATGCGCAAAAAGAAGCGTTAGTTGCGTATTTTGCGAATACTGCAAAGTCTTTGGACTAGACAAGGAATTCAAATGCAAATCCAAAGATTGCTAAATGAAATTCGGCTTTTTATCAGATATTGGAGAAATAACTCCAAGTATTTTTTCAAAGCTTAACAGGGTAAATAAAGCAAAAATTTTCATAAATTTGTATAACTCATGCGTTGAAGATGAGCTAAAAATTCCTCAAATTTATCACAAATTTGGACTTAGCTTGCAAAATATCTTTTTAAAAAGAGTTGATGAGTTATGCAAATTTAAACACCAAAGCTTTAAAAAAGCCGTTAGCTTTTGTGTAACTTCAAGCGTGATAATTCATGCCTTTAAAAATGGAAATTTAGATGAAATTCCCGTTATCGCAGGCACTCCTAAGCACCCTGCTGCAAAGCTTTTGATGCTGCTTAAATCACAAAACGGAATTTGTTTTGACGCAAATATAATGTTTTCTCAGTTTGTTTATGATAAAATCCGCAGAAAACATCTTGATAAAAATGTTTATTTTCAAGACGGCATAATCTTTGCAGAGCATAACGGCAGAAAAATTTTCGGAGTTTTTCCTAGCTTTAAAGAGATTTCAAAAGATAGGTTTCATCTTGCAAATTACGAAATCGCAAGGGCTTTTAAGGCTCTTGAGGAGAACGGATTTGACAGGATGTTTGTTGTTTTTCCGCGCAACACAAACTTCTTAAAACACATAGAGGTCGATACTTGTTGCGGAAGCTATGGCGGTGAGGCTAGGCTCAAGCTCGTTCCTTACACTATCAGCCATAATGTATTTTAATTTAAGGAAAGTTTATGATAGGAATAATTTTTGGAAGCAGTATGGGAAATACTGAAGAGGCGGCAAAATTTTTGTCTGAAAATTTAGGGCTTGAAAACGAGCTTTTAAATGTAAGCGATTGTGACGCAGATAAGATAAATGGCTTTGATAAGCTGATCCTTGGCACCTCTACTTGGGGAAGCGGCGACTTACAAGATGACTGGGATGCGTTTGATTTCGAAGGTCTTGAGCTTAGCGGCAAAACTGTTGCGGTATTTGGAATGGGCGACAGCGAGAGCTATAGCGACGAGTTTTGCAACGCTATGGGCAAGCTTTACGATCATGTTGTCAAACAAGGCGGAAAAGTCGTAGGTAGCGTATCAACAGATGGATATAGCTTTGATAGTTCCGATTCTGTTCGCGACGGCAAATTCGTAGGACTTGCCCTTGATGCGGATAATGAAAGCGATCAAACAGAGCCAAGAATTCTTGCTTGGATTGAGCAGATAAAACCGAATTTCGCATGATTTATTTCCCCTGTCTTTTGGGGAAAACTTTTTAAAATAAATCTTGTATCAATCTACTATAAAAACCACTAAATTTTAAGCCTTTTGTAGTTAAAATATTTTTTAAATTTTTACAGTTGGAGTAATGATGGCATTTCAGAATGTAGAGTGGCAAAAATTTTATGAAAAAGCCTGGAAAGTAAGAGCAGAGTTTATGAGTGAGTGTTTAAGCCGTGGAATGAATGGCTACCAAGCCATTAAAGAGCTTGAAAAGAAAGAACGTAAATATCGTATATCAATAACAGATGGCGAAGTAATATCATGGGAAAAGATTAAAGGAGATCCCACAAATGCGATATCTGAATCGATTAATATTCCCATAATGCGACTAAGCTCCATGAGGGGCAATGAGATTGTAATACCATTTTATGCAAATTTTAATTTTGTTGATATGCTTATAGATATTTTTGACGAGACGGGGCCTTACGATTCCATTATCGAACTTGGATGTGGATATGGAAGAAATTTGTTTGAGATATTTTATAGAGGTGGACCTGTCGATACCCCATATTTTGGCGGAGAATTTACAAAAAGCGGTGTAGATCTTGCTAACAAACTGGCTAAAGCAACTCCAAATATGAATGCTAAATTTTTTCATTTTAACCATCTCGAACCAAGACTAGATATTGATTTTGGAGAGCGAGCATTTATATTTACTTGTCATTCTATTGAGCAGGTGTCACAAATTTCAGATAATTGGTTTGAGGTTGTGGCAAATTCTGCCAAACAAGTTAGATGCGTACATCTTGAACCATTTGGTTTTCAGATGCATCTAACAGGCCCTTTAAGTCAAAAACATATGGAATTCATAGTGCAGCAAGGTTGGAATGTCAATTTTACCGATATGTTAAAACAAGCTTCTAAAAACAAAATAATAGAGGTAGATGGTGCGATATTGGAGATCGGATTTTCGCAAGATCCGTTTAATCCGGGTTCGATTGCTATATGGCATAGTGATAGAAAATAGTTGTTTTTTCTTATGTTACTAAATTTGAAAGAATTTTCAGAGCAAAACCCTATAAGATGGGCCATATTAATGGGATTTTTGTCTTGCTGGGCTATAGTTATAGTCGCTTTTATGGATGCTAAAATAGATTTTAATTCATCAGGTCAAAACAAAGAAACCGAGTCTCTTCAAACTGTTTTTTATCTTTTGGCATCTTATATCTTTATTAAATTTTTTACATTTTTTAAAAAATTTTCATTTTTCTCTCTTGCGTTGTTTTCATTATTTCTCACAGGTATTTATCTAGTAACTAATATATATTTATTAAAATTAGTTCCTGCGCCAAACGAGTTTTACCAAAATATTAGCTATGCATTCTCGGCTGGATTAAGTTTTATATATATTTTTATATTAAATTTAATTCCTTCAAAATTTTTCAAGGTTAAATAATTCTCTGATATCAGCAGTTTTGTCTTTGAGGTTTTATCAAATTTTCGCTACAATCTCACGAAAAAAAGGATAGATATGCCGCTACTTGATAGTTTTTGTGTAGATCACGTAAAGATGAACGCACCCGGAGTTCGCCTGGCTAAAACGATGAAAACACCAAATGGTGATGATATAAGCGTTTTTGATCTTAGATTTTGCAAGCCAAACGAGGAAATTTTGCCTGAAAAGGGCATTCATACGCTTGAGCACCTCTTTGCGGGATTTATGAGAGATCACCTAAATGGCAATGGAGTTGAGATCATCGATATATCGCCGATGGGCTGT is part of the Campylobacter sp. RM16189 genome and encodes:
- a CDS encoding DUF2325 domain-containing protein, which codes for MSVLVIGADEITPIKAVLRDLGADKIEHWDARNENRVNRKPIPQDTKCVVMLTSFLNHNTMKTIKTQAKKRNIPIVCAKRSVSCVFCEYCKVFGLDKEFKCKSKDC
- the fldA gene encoding flavodoxin FldA, yielding MIGIIFGSSMGNTEEAAKFLSENLGLENELLNVSDCDADKINGFDKLILGTSTWGSGDLQDDWDAFDFEGLELSGKTVAVFGMGDSESYSDEFCNAMGKLYDHVVKQGGKVVGSVSTDGYSFDSSDSVRDGKFVGLALDADNESDQTEPRILAWIEQIKPNFA